The proteins below come from a single Edaphobacter acidisoli genomic window:
- a CDS encoding FKBP-type peptidyl-prolyl cis-trans isomerase — protein sequence MNFRLCSLALIAATAASAQTTSKPVTHHTAATHHTAATASKIPHVPGIPKTLYALKYIDISIGKGPLAEPQKWYTVHYTGWLPDGTKFDSSYDHPGKQPITFPYGAHRVIYGWDTGFEGMHIGGKRRLFVPYQLAYGAEGRPPKIPAKSELIFDVELLAQSDTPPEAPRPPAPQPQPQSQTAPATPANNGAQPAPEAKPATPDTQPKTANPQ from the coding sequence ATGAACTTCAGGCTCTGTTCCCTTGCACTCATCGCGGCCACAGCCGCCAGCGCTCAAACCACCTCCAAACCCGTCACACACCACACCGCAGCCACACATCACACGGCAGCCACCGCCTCAAAAATCCCCCACGTCCCGGGCATTCCCAAAACCCTCTACGCCCTCAAGTACATCGACATCTCCATCGGCAAGGGCCCGCTCGCCGAGCCGCAGAAGTGGTACACCGTCCACTACACCGGATGGCTCCCCGACGGCACGAAATTCGACTCCTCCTACGACCACCCCGGCAAACAGCCCATCACCTTCCCCTACGGCGCGCACCGCGTCATCTATGGATGGGACACAGGCTTCGAAGGCATGCACATCGGCGGCAAGCGCCGCCTCTTCGTCCCCTATCAGCTCGCCTACGGAGCAGAGGGCCGCCCTCCCAAAATCCCCGCGAAGAGCGAACTGATCTTCGACGTGGAGCTTCTCGCCCAGTCCGACACGCCTCCCGAAGCCCCAAGGCCTCCAGCCCCACAGCCCCAACCACAGTCACAGACAGCTCCAGCAACGCCGGCAAACAACGGCGCACAACCCGCTCCAGAAGCAAAACCCGCTACGCCTGACACTCAGCCAAAAACCGCGAATCCTCAGTGA
- the fliS gene encoding flagellar export chaperone FliS, translating to MNGKSYQEQSLAGATGVELVVALYDAGLRFLYRAMQCAEENDVHGRRVAVKKVLDILMYLQARLRPDVGGSAATALSDFYAAMFTMTLEASHVESVEQFREVIACVRNVRDAWVVVARDPEAGRVLPRELRTREEKFLPAVVSQEMSEASNGSRWLA from the coding sequence GTGAACGGAAAGAGCTATCAGGAGCAGTCGCTGGCGGGAGCGACAGGGGTGGAACTTGTCGTGGCACTTTACGATGCTGGGCTCCGATTTTTGTATCGGGCGATGCAGTGTGCTGAAGAGAATGATGTGCATGGGCGGCGTGTTGCGGTTAAGAAGGTGTTGGATATTTTGATGTACTTGCAGGCGCGGTTGCGTCCGGATGTTGGGGGAAGCGCGGCGACGGCGTTGTCTGATTTTTATGCTGCGATGTTTACGATGACGCTTGAGGCCTCGCATGTTGAGTCGGTGGAGCAGTTCCGCGAGGTGATTGCGTGTGTGCGCAATGTTCGCGATGCGTGGGTTGTGGTGGCGCGTGATCCTGAGGCTGGGCGTGTTCTGCCGAGGGAGTTGCGGACGCGCGAGGAGAAGTTTTTGCCGGCGGTGGTGTCGCAGGAGATGTCTGAGGCCAGCAATGGATCGCGTTGGCTGGCGTAA
- a CDS encoding ABC transporter ATP-binding protein yields MFEKLKPLTPYLRRYWKSLAWGGVSVLLYNTLKILIPLVIGHAIDDMQHGLTRGKILHHALLLLAIAAACAVFLYLTRWIIIGASREIEYDIRNDLFQNLERQSAAYYNTHRTGDIMARTTNDLNAVRQLLGPAIMYSANTLIFTAAALPFMIRISPKLTLWAFVPLPIASVLVQYFGARIHRRFERIQAMFSDISAKAQENFSGARLIRAFAQEEAEIASFETANHEYIRRSLLLVRLMAMLWPTLEFVLGLSLMITLFVGGREVIQHHITVGQFTAYNVYMVQLTWPMIAIGWVVNLFQRGTASVARIDEILKQKPDIADAPSAAATPINGEIEFRNLTFAYPGAKPVLKDINLKIPAGSSLAIVGPTGSGKSTLVNLIPRLQDAAPGEVLIDGQPIRNFTLDELRRNIGFVPQETFLFSETIRQNIAFGTLGVTDGQVEDAAATAHIANEILEFPRGFDTMVGERGVTLSGGQKQRTAIARAIIRDPRILILDDALASVDTYTEERILGGLREQMQGRTTIFISHRISTARNADRIAVLVNGRIAELGTHEELLSRNGYYTSLFEKQRLEEEISVTA; encoded by the coding sequence ATGTTTGAAAAACTAAAGCCGCTCACTCCGTACCTCAGGCGATATTGGAAGAGCCTCGCCTGGGGCGGAGTGTCCGTGCTGCTCTACAACACACTCAAGATCCTCATCCCGCTCGTCATCGGCCACGCTATCGACGATATGCAGCACGGCCTCACCCGCGGCAAAATCCTGCATCACGCACTGTTGCTGCTAGCCATCGCCGCCGCCTGCGCAGTCTTTCTCTACCTCACGCGCTGGATCATCATCGGTGCCTCGCGCGAGATCGAATACGACATCCGCAACGACCTCTTCCAAAACCTCGAACGCCAGTCCGCCGCCTACTACAACACGCACCGCACCGGCGACATCATGGCCCGCACCACCAACGACCTCAACGCCGTCCGCCAACTCCTCGGCCCGGCCATCATGTACAGCGCGAACACCCTCATCTTCACTGCCGCCGCGCTGCCCTTCATGATCCGCATCAGCCCAAAGCTCACGCTCTGGGCGTTTGTGCCATTGCCCATAGCCTCTGTACTCGTGCAATACTTTGGCGCACGAATTCACCGTCGCTTCGAGCGCATCCAGGCCATGTTCTCCGACATCTCCGCCAAGGCGCAGGAGAACTTCTCCGGAGCACGTCTTATCCGCGCTTTCGCCCAGGAAGAAGCCGAGATCGCCTCCTTCGAGACCGCGAACCACGAGTACATTCGCCGCAGCCTGCTGCTCGTCCGGCTCATGGCAATGCTCTGGCCCACGCTTGAGTTCGTCCTTGGGCTCTCGCTGATGATTACGCTCTTTGTCGGCGGTCGCGAGGTCATCCAGCACCACATCACTGTCGGCCAGTTCACGGCCTACAACGTCTACATGGTCCAACTCACGTGGCCAATGATCGCCATCGGCTGGGTCGTCAACTTATTCCAGCGTGGCACTGCCTCCGTCGCCCGTATCGACGAAATACTCAAGCAGAAACCGGACATCGCCGACGCTCCCAGCGCCGCAGCAACGCCCATCAACGGCGAGATTGAATTCCGCAACCTTACATTCGCGTACCCCGGCGCAAAGCCCGTACTCAAAGACATCAATCTCAAAATTCCAGCCGGCTCCAGCCTCGCCATCGTTGGCCCCACAGGCTCTGGCAAATCGACCCTCGTCAATCTCATCCCACGCCTGCAGGACGCCGCTCCCGGAGAAGTCCTGATCGACGGCCAACCCATCCGCAACTTCACCCTCGACGAGTTGCGCAGAAACATCGGCTTCGTTCCCCAGGAGACATTTCTCTTCTCCGAAACCATCCGGCAGAACATCGCATTCGGCACACTAGGCGTGACGGACGGACAGGTCGAAGATGCCGCCGCCACCGCACACATCGCCAATGAAATCCTTGAATTTCCGCGCGGCTTCGACACCATGGTCGGCGAACGCGGCGTCACGCTCTCCGGCGGCCAGAAGCAACGCACAGCTATCGCCCGCGCCATCATCCGCGACCCGCGCATCCTCATCCTCGACGACGCCCTCGCCAGCGTGGACACCTACACCGAAGAACGCATCCTCGGCGGCCTGCGCGAACAGATGCAGGGCCGCACCACGATCTTCATCTCCCACCGCATCTCAACCGCTCGTAACGCAGACCGCATCGCCGTATTGGTCAACGGCCGCATCGCCGAACTGGGCACGCACGAAGAGCTGCTAAGCCGCAACGGTTACTACACCAGCCTCTTTGAAAAGCAGCGCCTCGAAGAAGAGATCTCCGTCACCGCCTGA